The Natrinema sp. SYSU A 869 DNA segment CTACTATATGGTGGAGGTGTCGTGATGTTTATGTTTATAGAGGGAGGTAGAAGTTAGTTCGACGAAGGGGCCGAAGACAAAGCGAATCCGACGCCCATCCGGCCAACTCTCTCACTAGCTTTCGTGGGAGATATCGTCTATAATTCCATTGATGATCACTTGAACTCGATCAACGGCAGTATCCCGGTTCGTCGTCGTAGTACGAAAGACGAAAAGTGAAGCAGCTGCCACGGCGGCGTGAAACGCTCGCCGTTCACGTCGAATCGACGGCGGTTCTCGATGAGGGACCATCGTTGACCGACCCATCGGTCTCAGTACACCGTCGAGCAACCGATCGACGACTCGAATCCATGGCTACCCTCAGAGCCGAACGAGTGAATCGACGATCGAACGGTGACCCTGTCGGACGGGTTCTTGAGGGCTTCCGTAGACACTGCTGTCTAGTCACTCATCGTTGCTTCGGTTCGACTGGTCCGCTGGCTGCCCGTCGTCGCTGGCCGTAGGCGCGGGCGAACTACTCCGTGATCGTCTCGGCGATCCGGTCGAGCTAACTCATGTGCCAGACCGACCTCCGCATACCTGTTACCGTTCGTGGCCCCGATGCTATACTGGGCGAGGAGTACCTCCAGATTCGACCGTTGGAGGTTGTTGTCTCAGTCGCCCGTATCAGTTCTCTCGTCCATGTATTGACTGGATATTCAGTCAGTTCCCATAGGATTTTCTCCTCTAAATGCGTATGAGGACCGTATCATCATCACCCTATACTGACCATTCAATCAATTTTTATAGCTAGCAGCAGTATGCGGTATTCAGCATGGCGGGTATCACGGAATCGAATCAGAATCGGAATCGATATCGAGCCACCGTCGAAATACCGGGAAAAGATCGGAAGCGATCACGATGACGCAACTCCCACCGTTCCTCGAGGATCCGGGCGGGACTCGTGGCGCCATCATGAGCGCGACGTACACCGCGCTCTGTAAACACGGGTACAGCGATCTCACGACCCAGCGGATCGGAGACGAGTTCTCGAAAAGCAAGTCGCTGCTGTATCACCACTACGACAGCAAAGACGACCTCCTCCTCGATTTCCTCGAGTTCATGTTGGACCAGACCGAGGAACAGATTCCTGCATATGGAGAAGGGGGCGCAGACGATCACATCGAGGAAATCGTTGACCAAACGTTCGGATTCGGAAACACCGCAACGACTACCGAGTTTACGCAAGCGGTCGTCGAACTTCGCTCACAGGCAGCACACGACGATGACTACCGAGAGTATTTTACCCGGAGTGATCAGTTCGTCCGAAAACACGTCGCACATACAATCCGGTCGGGGATCGAACAGGGCGTATTCCAGGAGGTCGACCCCCAGCAAACGGCGGCGCTCTTCCAGACCGTACTCGTCGGAACGATGCAGCTTCGGGTCACCAATGACGACAAGGACGTACTCGAAGACAGCCGTGCTGCATTCGAGCGTTACATTGAGGAATATCTCATCAAAGAGTAAACGGTGGCCGCTGACCGGCTGCACCACAGATCAGGTTGCTTCCACGCGTTCGAAGAGTGACGCGCCGATTACGACCATCACAATCGACGATACGAGGACGGCACAGAAATCGACCAGGACGGGAAACGACGACGTCCCGACCACGCCGGTCGTAAGCCGTCGACTCCGGAGGTAAGCGGATTGGCGTCCGCCAGATACTTACTCGATCTCCTCGGGAGCCCCGGAATCGCTGCGCTCTGGAATCCAAACCCCACGAAGACGAGGAACAGCAGTGGCATCGCCAGCGAGTCGGTGATTCGCGCCGGCGTCCGGAGAAACCGCTTGACGTCGCGCAGCCAGAGGCCGTAGATCGCCTGCCCGTCGACGAGTTTCATTCGTCACCCTCCGTGGTCACGACTCCCGATTGGTCGCGGGCCGACGCCCTACCAGACTCGAGCATGTCGCCGGTTCCGGTATCTCCCGCCAGTAAGACCGACCCCCTGGTCGTTGCTCTCCTGTGCGGTCAGCGAGAGGAAGGCACTCTCAACTCTACGACTTCGTGGCCGTTGATTGTGAACTGGTCCATGTACAATGTAGAGCGTATAACGGTATTGGTGGGCCTGTGAACCGGTCGTTACGGAGTGACTGGTACTAACTGGCTCAAAGAGACTGACAGCTACTCCGAACTCACCTATACTTACTGCTGAGGTTCCAAAACGGTCACCAAGAGGGCCCCAACAGAGCCACATCTCGGTCGGGAACATTCAAAATCAGACGGGCTTAATAGGTATAATAGGCAAAATAGCTACCTATTCTACGTTCTTTGAGCTACACTCGAGGAAATGGAACTGTCTAATCTGAAAGCACGCCATATTGATGGCGAGTTGAGGGATAACAAAGGTACGTTAGAACCGGTGTGTCTTCGAGACTAATTACGATATTCGACAACTGATCTTCGAGTTCTTCTGTCGTCCACGAAAAGCACTGGTTCAGTGATTCAAGATGAACGAGGGAATCGGTTATCACGCCGCTGTATGACGGTATGCGACCGCCGAGTTCGGCCTCTAGGTACGATTCGAGGTCCCGTGTCGAGACATCTAATCCATGGTCACGAGCGCGTTCAGCGAGCGCAGCAAGTTCCTTCTCGAGGTCATCAGCAATATGCCAGCTCGATGGCCCGAGCAAGTACCGTGTCTTCTGTTGTGAGCAGAGGCTCGTCACCGTAGTGTTCCTCCTGCACCCGCGGGAAGAGATACGTGCGGTCGAGTGTGCTTATGTGGCCCGGCACCGTACGTCCAGCCAACATGGCCGACATCTCCGCACACTCCAAAGCCGACCGCGAGGAAAACCCCTTAGAGAGGCAGCGAGAGTAATGGAGTTGCTATCACAGGAAACCCGACACAGCATCATTCAGGCACTCCTGGGACACCCGGAAACCCTCGCGTCAGCGGCTGAAATCAACCATTTCATCCCGAGTAAATCGAAAAATCCGTCGAAGAGCAGCTGGATGTGCTTGTGGAAGCGGATATCCTTGGGGTCTACGAGTATCCCCCAAACAAGGAAAAGCGTGGCTTGCCGTGGGAATTCTACGGCTTTACCGAGTATGGTGTCGATATCCTCGGGGATTTCAACTATCTCAAGGGCGTTCCAATGGCGCGAGCCGTTCACCAAAAAACACGAAAGCCCGAGAAAATTGAGCGGCACGAAACGGCCCCACGACCGCCCCTCCCAGAATCAGTCCGTGCAACGTTCCGACTCGACAGAGAAGCGGAATAACGGAGATTGTCTGCCACTCGTAGAAATCGCAGTGGTCAGTTCGGGTACGCAGTTCCCGAAATCGCTGACTCAGTTTCAATCTGTCCACGTGTACTTCGTCCAGTTTCGCTGATAGACTTGAGTCCGTCTTGTTCTTGCTGACGTACTCAGTACAGTCCCGGATCACTTGAGATCGGTCTCAGGTTACCGTCCTCCCGGTCGAGTGAGAGCTACGGGTTTCACTCGAGTTTTTCGGCGACTACGACTATCTCACACTCCACGGCGTACGTCAGTAGTGGAGCCGTCTTCTACACGCTTACCGCACTCGTGATGATGAAACTATATTTCTGGTATCGGTTGTAGTGGCTGCTGATAGGTACAGGCGAAAGAGATAGCATGCCATCAAATGAGCTATTCAAATTTTACTGAAATCTTATTCTTCAGATGGTCGTTCCTCTACAGCTGTAATCGCAGCTTCCAGCCCCGTAATTGACATCCTCCCCGCCCTGAAGGGCGAGGATTCCCGACCGCGTTGGGATATTACGGTTCACGGTTAGAAACCTGTTCTCGTGGGGCGAAACAGCCCTCACTACGGTCGAACAGGTGAACCGCTGGCTGTGCCAACCAGCCGTTATCCCTATCACCGCCATCCGTGGCGAGACTCGGGAGTACCTTTTGCCGAATGTTCTCCGCGCCGTTCACGTCCGCGTTCGCAACTGTATCGCATTTCTCACATACGTACAACCCGCGTTCAACGCGCTGATTGTCGTCTGTGTGGCCGCACGCCGAACACGACTTTGACGTACCGCGTTCCGACACCAACTCCATGTTGATGCCTTCCGCTTCCGTCTTGTAGTCGAGAAGCGTCGTGAAGCGGTCGAACGCCCAGCCGTGTAAGTCGAGGTTGCCGTGGTCGCCCCAATTCCGAGGTTCGCCGTTCTCGTCATCTTCTCGGATACCGCCGAGGTCGCCAACGACAAGCGTCCCGACACCTCGTTCGACACACTCCTCGACAATCGCTTTCGAGAGTGCGTGCAAGAAGTGCGTCCGACGACCCGTCCGCTTCCGGTCAAGGCGGGTAGCCTCACGGGACGAAGAATCGTCGCACTTGGCTTTCATCTTAGTGAAGTAGTATTCGTCCTCTTTGAGTGCGCCACCGGGGTACAACAGGGAGTCACCGCCGAACGAGACGGCGGCGAAGTTGCAAATCCCGAGGTCAACACCAGCCACTTTGTTGCCCGGCGGTTCCGGGTCGATAGTGGTGCGACAGACGAATTGAAGCCGCCATTCGTCGCGCTTATAGACGGTGCGAACCTGTTGAATGTCCCACTCGGTCAGGTCAACATCGGGACGAGTCTGGTACTCACAGAGGATGAAGTCTGAACGGTGTTCTTTGAGGTTGCGTCCTTTCGATAGACGAACACGGGTAAACTGTGCGTCGTGCTTGAAGCCAGCCGCTTTGAACGACACGGTAGAACGTGGGTGGGAGTCTCCGTTTTTGCGGTAGCCGGGCGGTCGGGCACGGTCGTCGCCGTTCCGACGCTTGCCGAACCATCCGTTGAACGCTTCAGCGAGTTCTTCGAGAACGCGCTGACTGGATTGAGAATGTAAGTCCGTGTAGCGTTCGTGGCCTTTGAGTTCGCCTTTGAGTTCCCCGTCATCGGGAATCTCGCCCGTTTCGTCCCACTGTTCTTGTGCGTAGTAGCGACCGACGTTCCAGAGTTTTGAGGCGGCCCACCCGAGTTGGTCGAGGTCGTCACGAACCTGTCGCTGGTTCGTGATGGTGGCCTCGAAGGTTCGGATGGTTCGACTCATTTCTGGCTCCATAACTGGTTATGAACAGTGTTTTCTTAATAGTGTCGGTTGGCGTGGAATATCCGGCCGTGTAGTCAGCGGTGGTTGGCGTCATACAGTGACGGCGCGTATCCCCGCCCTAAAGGGCGCGGTTTTGCGCCTGTTCATCCCATAACCCGTGAACAGCAAGAAATAGACCACCAAGGAACAACACGCTTAGGTATCCATCACCGCATTCACCCGAAAGAAGGTGTTTAAGAAGGGAGCAGCCTACTGCCACAGCGCGGTATCCGTGTAGTTCACGAACCGGGTAATCTGGCTGTCGCGGAGCTCGTAGACATGCGCGAACGGGCTTTCAATCTGTTCGTCTGCCTCGGTCGTAACTCGGAACATGCCCAAAGCGACGACCGTATCATCACCGTCAATGAACTGATTCGGTTCGACCCTGAAGGTTTTGAACTCACCCATCGCTGGCTGGAAAACGTTCTCTAGCACCGCAGTAGGGCTTTGGTAGGTCCCGGGAAACGGAGAGCCGTCTGGTTCGGTCCATTCAATGTCATTAGCCATTATCGCCAAGACCGAGTCGATATCACCCTCGTTGAAACCGTCGTACACACCTTGTACTATTTCGACGTTACTTTGTGGAGTTACTGCCATTATCCATCACTATCTATAATGAAGGTCTCGTGGGGGCATAAAGCTACCCTGTGCCAGACACTGTTTCGCTCAAATAAACCAACAGCACTTCGGGGAATTTCACTTTACCAGACTATAACCAGAGAGAACTCAAATCACTGACAAAAAAGACAAACTGGCGGAATAGGTTGTCCGAACTGATTTGGATTAAAAATGGTTCTCTGGTTAGTGGTTGATGGACCGATCCTCTGAGCTCTTAACTTATTTCCATTCGACAGACGATGAATTATGGATTTTTATCTCTTCCTCATCTTGAACTAGAACGGTATATCCCTCATACGTGAATTCAACAGATACATCAGAACTGTGCCTTCTTGAGTGGTCTATCAATTCCTCTATAATGATTGCTGATGATCGGCTTCGTCCTGATGGCGGGATTGACGCGTTAGATCCACCAACAGACATCATGGATGAGGAAACGCTTGAGTCAGAGCTGCTTACCAAAACATACCGAAATTCGAGACAATCAAATATTTCAACTCAGTCCATTACAAAATAGCCTCTCGAGAGAACTAATCATCTGAAGATCCAACTGATTCCCCCAGCACAGGAGATCGAACTTCCGGCCCCAGACTCCTGAAGTGTGAACGAGTGTGATTGGCCACGGCTCCCACAGGTGACGGTGCGGGAGGTGGTGTGTTCTCGTTTAGGCCCACGCTCGTCAATGTACACCGTCACATCCCCCTGTGACCACCCATTAACGACTCCGTGTTTCGTCTCGTCGGATTCAACGACGAACGTCTGTGCGTTGACTCCCTCATCAACAAGCGTCACGTTCTCGTAGTACCCGGGCCAAACGAGGTCCTCGTACGTGACAAGTCTGCGATCTCCTTCGTCAGTTGTCACCTCAAAGTTGAGATAGCCGGCTGTGTCCTTGTCGGAGACGGTATACACCGTTACATAGTGGGTCTCGTTGTCTTGGTTCTCGAACGTGACCGTCGGTTCGGGCGTGCCAACCGCGAACGTGGTTGCGGCGAGGAGGATGCAGAACACGAGAACTCCTCCGAGGAGGAGAGAGCGACGGGGTGCCATAATTCACGATATCTTCTCTCAAATAAAATCCAACCTTTCCAACCGAAACTGGACGCCGGATCGTTGAGTTCTCTCACAAGATCGATAGAACCAATTAGGCGGAGTGACTGGTAGAAATCGGACTCGAATGCCCTCCAGAAGACGTGTCCTTACCGGAGCCGCCGCTATCACGGTCGGCGGGTGTGTCGCTGCCGTCGCTGGAACGCCGGCAGAGACGACCACATCGGAACGCGACTGGCTAATGTCCCAATACGACCCGGCGGGGACCGGACACAACCCGAACGTGACGGGACCGACATCCGATGTTGAACCTGCGTGGGTCTACAACGCCCCCTCGTGGTTCCATGGCGCGAGCGCTCCAATCCGGATCGGAGGCACCCTCTACGCAGTCGGAACAGGCGTGGCCGCGGTGAACGTTGAGGACGGGTCCGAACGATTCGTTCGACGAGGTCCGTACACGTCCAGTTTCGCCGTCGCCGACGCGGAGCCGTATCGAACACCGACACTCGCCGTCACGTCGACGGGCGGGGTATACGGCGTAAACGCCGGCGGTGGGATAGACGTCCCAGGAACCGATCGTGGGATCGGAAGCGAACGCTGGGAGGGACCACCGTATGGGGAGTACCGGCCGACGATTGAGCACTCCCCGACCGTCGATCCGATCGCCCACGAAGGGACTGTGTACGCGCCTATCGTCGGGACCAACGACATCGCTTCGATGAATGCTAGCGATGGATCAGTCCGCTGGCGCGTAACCGTTGAGGAGGACGATGTCATCTCGGCCTCGTTCGGCCGGCCGACGATCAAAAACGAGATGCTATTCGTTGCTAATTGGCCAAACCAAGTCTCAGCGTACGATATCGATGACGGCTCGCTGCTCTGGGAACAGGAGCGTGCCGACCAGATGCAGCTGTGTACGCCGGCATCGGACGCTGGAATAATCGTCACGTCACGGACTGGTGTTGCGTTGCTTGACACCGACGACGGTGATTCCATCTGGGAACGTGACCTCGACGGGAATGCGACCGAGGGTACGGCGGCCATAACGGACGACACAGTGCTGTTGAGCGACGGCAACACTGAATTCCATGCACTCGACCTCGAAACGGGCGAATTGCACTGGTCGAAGGAGTTCCACGGCGAGACGCAACCGGTCGTCGCCGACGGCATCGTCTATGCAGTCGAGCAGAAGTCCTCACTTCACGCGTTCGACGTGGATACTGGAACAGAACAGTTCAGCTACGAACCGTCGGAGGTCCCGCTATCACCACCGATCATCGGGGATGAACGATTGTATCTGACGAACCGACGCCGCGTTCTCGCTCTGGAGGAGACGGCATGAACGAGATGCGAGGCACCGGACCGGGCGACGACAACCACTCGAATTCGACTCCAGAACGCTCTCCCGACGAGCAGTCACCACAAGGCGATAACGACCCGTCCGCGTTCGCGACGATCCTCTTCGATCTTCGGTCGAGCCCCTCTCTCTGGACACCATTCCTCGTCGCTGGGTGTCTGCTAACGTTGGTTGACGTGTTTCGAGAGCAAGACCCACTCCCAGTGCAGCCGCCTGTTTCGGAATCGACACTACAGATTACGTACTCGCTGTATCCAACGGGAGAAACAAGGATGAGCCGGTCGCTGGACGCGCTCATCGACCTGCCACTCGGCGAGTTCGCGTACGCCACTGGCCTTGAGTTCCTTGCAATCGGGGTCGTCGCCGCTGCCGGGTGGCTAACAATGACGCGTGCGAGCGAGACGGTGTTTCGTACACGGCGGTTCATTGCCTACGTTGGCTGGGTTTCGCTTCTGTCTCTCCTCGAGTACTCGGGTTCAGCAATAGATCTAGATTTCTCACCGAACTCATTGCTTGTCGCAGTCGCCGCATTCGCTGTATTAGCATTCGTCGCAGTTCGGCTGTTCTTCCTCCCCATCGCCGTTCTACACGCGGAACCGCTACGAGCCGCTCCGAAAGAGAGCTGGCAGCGGTCGCGCGGTCACAGTGTTGTGTTGTTCGCGCTGATCGTGGTATTCGGACTCGTATCAGGATGGCTCGCTGATCTCCCACATCTCGGCGTCATACTCAGCATGACGGTCGTCGGGACAGTTCACGCAGTTTCCCTCGTCATCCTGTACGACCAAGCGTAGACAGGGGACAAATCCAGTCATCGTTAACCCGCACTATTTGATGGGAGAGGGGAACGGATGATCGACGTCCGCCATCATCCGCGGGGATCTTCTTGTTCGTCCTCCCAGTCCCGCTGTTTCCGGTCTAAATCGCCGACAAATTCCTTGACGATCGTTTCTTCGGCGCGGTGGAGTACCCCGCTCACAGCCGATGGGTTGACGTCGAACCCCGTTGCCAGTTCCGTGAGGGTACA contains these protein-coding regions:
- a CDS encoding TetR/AcrR family transcriptional regulator, which encodes MTQLPPFLEDPGGTRGAIMSATYTALCKHGYSDLTTQRIGDEFSKSKSLLYHHYDSKDDLLLDFLEFMLDQTEEQIPAYGEGGADDHIEEIVDQTFGFGNTATTTEFTQAVVELRSQAAHDDDYREYFTRSDQFVRKHVAHTIRSGIEQGVFQEVDPQQTAALFQTVLVGTMQLRVTNDDKDVLEDSRAAFERYIEEYLIKE
- a CDS encoding RNA-guided endonuclease TnpB family protein, with translation MSRTIRTFEATITNQRQVRDDLDQLGWAASKLWNVGRYYAQEQWDETGEIPDDGELKGELKGHERYTDLHSQSSQRVLEELAEAFNGWFGKRRNGDDRARPPGYRKNGDSHPRSTVSFKAAGFKHDAQFTRVRLSKGRNLKEHRSDFILCEYQTRPDVDLTEWDIQQVRTVYKRDEWRLQFVCRTTIDPEPPGNKVAGVDLGICNFAAVSFGGDSLLYPGGALKEDEYYFTKMKAKCDDSSSREATRLDRKRTGRRTHFLHALSKAIVEECVERGVGTLVVGDLGGIREDDENGEPRNWGDHGNLDLHGWAFDRFTTLLDYKTEAEGINMELVSERGTSKSCSACGHTDDNQRVERGLYVCEKCDTVANADVNGAENIRQKVLPSLATDGGDRDNGWLAQPAVHLFDRSEGCFAPREQVSNREP
- a CDS encoding nuclear transport factor 2 family protein; the protein is MAVTPQSNVEIVQGVYDGFNEGDIDSVLAIMANDIEWTEPDGSPFPGTYQSPTAVLENVFQPAMGEFKTFRVEPNQFIDGDDTVVALGMFRVTTEADEQIESPFAHVYELRDSQITRFVNYTDTALWQ
- a CDS encoding PQQ-binding-like beta-propeller repeat protein, which translates into the protein MSQYDPAGTGHNPNVTGPTSDVEPAWVYNAPSWFHGASAPIRIGGTLYAVGTGVAAVNVEDGSERFVRRGPYTSSFAVADAEPYRTPTLAVTSTGGVYGVNAGGGIDVPGTDRGIGSERWEGPPYGEYRPTIEHSPTVDPIAHEGTVYAPIVGTNDIASMNASDGSVRWRVTVEEDDVISASFGRPTIKNEMLFVANWPNQVSAYDIDDGSLLWEQERADQMQLCTPASDAGIIVTSRTGVALLDTDDGDSIWERDLDGNATEGTAAITDDTVLLSDGNTEFHALDLETGELHWSKEFHGETQPVVADGIVYAVEQKSSLHAFDVDTGTEQFSYEPSEVPLSPPIIGDERLYLTNRRRVLALEETA